The Burkholderiales bacterium genomic sequence AAGCCTCAAAGACGTGGGGAATCTCTGGGACAGCGTCACCGAAGGGTGGCGGCATCTGTGGGAATCGGCGCGGGGGGCGCTCACGCGCTTCCGGCCGGGGGAGAAGACCAATCTGCCCAAGCCGGAGGAGGTGGACGACGAGTCCTTTGCCCTCGGCTTCGGCTGGGCCATGCTGGGCGGCGAAGTGTTCGAGGACGACACACGGCTCGTGGTGCGGCTCGAGTTGCCGGGCATGGACAAAAACGACATCAATCTCGAGGTGGAGGGGGACAGCCTCATTGTCTCCGGCGAGAAACGCTTCGAGCGCGAGTCCACCGAGGGCCGCTGGCACACCCTGCAATGCGCCTATGGCAGCTTCCGCCGCGTCATCCCTCTGCCAGTGCCCGTGAAGACGGAAGAGGCGCGGGCGAGCTACCGCAATGGCGTGCTGCGGGTGGAGCTGCCCAAACGGGAGCCCGGCCGGCGCAGCGGACGATCCATCCCCGTTGAATGATTCCTGCAACCCGGAAGAAGGAGCTTGCCATGACCCACAACCCCATCCTGGATGCCGTGCAAGGCAAAGTGATCGTGCGCAACCATTACGGCGAACTGGTGGAGCTCGACGAATGGTCCCCCGACATCGCGCGCAAAATCGCCGCGGAGGAGGGGCTCACCCTGACCGATGAGCACTTCCAGGTCCTCAACTTCCTGCGCGATTACTTCATCAACCAGAACGGCAGCACCGAGGATGCCCATCAGATCCTGCGTTCCACGGAGGAATACTTCGCCGACAAAGGGGGACGGCGCTGGCTCTATCAGCTCTTCCCCCGCGGCCCCATGGTGCAGGGGATGAAAATCGCGGGACTGCCCGTACCACCCCACGCCACCGACCCGTCCTTCGGCTCCGTGAGCTGAAGAGGCTAACGCTCAAGCGCCGGCGAGGCGTGAACGGGCGCGGGCGATGGCGCGCCGCACCGCTTCCGGTGCGGTGCCGCCAATGTGATTGCGTGCGGCGAGTGACCCTTCCAGGGTCAGCACCCCATAGACGTCTTCGCCAATCAAGGGGGAGAACTGCCTGAGTTCGGCAAGGCTGAGATCAGCGAGATCGCAGCCCTTCGCCTCCGCATGGCGCACTGCGCGCGCCACCGCCTCGTGGGCATCGCGGAAGGGCATGCCCTTTTTCACCAGATAGTCGGCAAGATCGGTGGCGGTGGCGAACCCCTCCCGCGCGGCCTTGCGCATGGCGTCCCGGTTGACGGTGATGCCCCCCATCATGTCGGCAAAGAGGGTGAGCGCATCCAAAAGCGTGTCCACCGTGTCGAAAAGGGGCTCCTTGTCCTCCTGGTTGTCCTTGTTGTAGGCGAGGGGCTGCGCCTTCATCAGGGTAAGGAGGGCCATCAGATGGCCATAGACGCGCCCCGCCTTGCCGCGCACGAGTTCCGGCACGTCCGGGTTTTTCTTCTGGGGCATGATGCTGGAGCCGGTGCAGAAACGGTCGGCCAGGCGGATGAAGCCGAAGCGGGGGCTCATCCAGAGGATGAGCTCTTCCGCAAGCCGCGACAAATGCATCATGACGAGGGCGGCGGCGGCCGTGAATTCGATGGCGAAATCGCGGTCCGACACCGCGTCCAGGGAGTTCTCGCACACACCCTCGAAGCCCAGCAGTTCCGCCACCCGTTCCCGCCGGATGGGATAGGTGGTGCCGGCAAGCGCCGCCGCGCCCAGAGGCAGCCGGTTGACCCGCCGTCGGCAATCGGTGAGGCGCTCGGCATCCCGCGCAAACATCTCCTGGTAAGCCAGCAGATGATGGGCAAAGGAAACGGGCTGCGCCACCTGCAGGTGGGTGAAGCCCGGCATGATGGTCTCCGTGTGTCCTTCGGCGAGATCGAGGAGGGCGCCCTGCAGCCGGCGCAGAGCGGCAAGCAGCCGGTCTATGGCATCCCGCAGGTAGAGGCGGACATCGGTGGCCACCTGATCGTTGCGGGAACGGGCGGTATGCAGCCGTTTGCCCGCCTCGCCGATGAGATCGGTAAGCCGGCGCTCGATGTTCATGTGCACGTCTTCCAGGTCCACCGACCAGGGGAAGGTGCCGGCCTCGACCTCTTCTCGGATGCGCGCCATCCCCGTCTCGATGGCGGCCAGATCGGCAGCGGAAAGCACCCCCACTTCATGGAGCATGCGCGCGTGGGCGAGGGAGCCCTGGATGTCGAAGGGGGCCAGCCGGCGGTCGAAGTGGACCGAAGCGGTGAACCGTTTCACCAGCTCGTCCACCGGCTCGGAAAACCTGCCGGACCAGCCGCCGGTGGGGGATTTTTCTTCTTGCATCAAGGATATGCCTTAACCACAATAGGATGGTGGCAAGTATAAATCATCCGCCTGCGGTCACGCTGCCCAATTTCGCCAACCTGGGCGTGATCCTGCGCATTCTTGTGCTCAGCAATCTCATGGGGCTGGGCGCTGCCCTGATCATGGCACCGACCCTGGACAAGACCGGCCAGACGCTGCAGGAGGTGGCCGTGCATCTGCAGCCGGTGGTGCTGGCCGCCATCGGTTTGTTGTGGGCTGCCCACTCCCTCCTTGAGCGTCTGCCCTACCGCTGGGGGCTTGTTGTCGTGACGGCGCTCGTCATGCTGCTCAGCCTCGCCAACGAAGCACTGCTTGCCCATCTCTTTCCCTCGAGCGAGCCTGCCTTCGGCCGCGCCCTGGTTCTGGCCCTCATGGGGATCATCCCCGTTCTCGTTTATTTCCACATGCGCGCGCGCATCCTCTCGCCGGCGGTGACCGAGGCGCGACTTGCCGCGCTGCAGGCGCGCATCCGTCCCCATTTCCTCTTCAACAGCATCAATGCGGTGGCAAGCCTGCTGCGCTCCGACCCCAAACGTGCGGAACGGGCGTTGCTGGACATGGCCGACATGTTCCGCGTCCTCATGGGCAATAACCGGGAACTCGTGCCCCTGGAGCGGGAGCTTAACCTGAGCTGGCAGTATCTGGAACTGGAGCAGTTGCGTTTGGGCGACCGCCTCAAGGTCATCTGGCACATCGACAAGATGCCCAAGGATGCCCTGGTACCGCCCCTGATCCTGCAGCCCCTCCTGGAAAACGCCGTCTATCATGGGGTGGAACCGGTGGCCGAGCCCGGCGAGATCGTCGTGAACATCTACCGCCACCGGGATCAGGTACACCTGGTGGTGAAAAACCCCTGCCCGCCTTCCGGCAGCCAGCATGCGGGTAACCGCATGGCCACCCAGAACATCCGCGAACGCCTGGCGCTGCACTTCGACGCCGAGGCCAGCATGAAGGCGGAACGGGTGGGCGACACCTATCTGGTGCACATCATCATGCCCTACACCCGGGCGAAGGCGCAGGGCAGGGTGCGGCGATCATGATCGCAACTTCAACCGCGCCCCCGGCACAAGGGGCAGGGGACGCGGAAGACAAAGGGAGCACAAGGCGGATGCGGGTGCTGCTGGTGGATGACGAGGCGCCGGCGCGGGCGCGGCTCAAGGACCTCATCGCCGACCTGGCCGCCACCCTGCCCGTGGAGGTGGCGGGGGAGGCGGCGACCGGCCGCGAGGCGCTCGCCGCCGTCTGCGCCCTCAAGCCGGATGTGGTGCTCCTCGACATCCGCATGCCGGATATCGATGGCATCGAAACGGCGGAGCATCTCCTCAAACTGGAACAGCCGCCGGCGGTGATCTTCACCACCGCGTACGATGGCTATGCCTTACGCGCCTTCGAGGTGAATGCCATCGACTATCTGCTCAAGCCCGTGCGCGAGGAACGCCTCGCTGCTGCGCTGCAAAAGGCCCGGGCCCTCACCACCCATCGCCTCGAGGCCCTGAAGGCGGCAGCAGGACATGCGCGCACCCATCTCGCCATCACCGACCGCGGCCGCATCATCCTCGTGCCCCTAACGGAAGTGATCTACCTCAAGGCGGAGCTCAAATACGTCACCGTGCGCACCGCTGCCAAGGAATATCTCCTCGAGGAATCGCTGACGCGCCTCGAGCAGGAATTTTCCGGCCGCTTTATTCGCATCCATCGTAACTGCCTGGTGGCGCGGGACCACGTGGCCGGCTTCAAACGGGTGCACGGCGGCGAGGAGGAGGGCGAGCACGCCGGCAGTGGCTGGGTGGTGATGTTGACGGGCGTGCCGGAAACGCTGCCGGTCTCCCGCCGGCAGCAGCACGTGATCCGGGAATTCAAGAACGGCTAAAGCGCCTGGGTTCAGTTGGCGGCGGTGCGGCCTTCCGCCCGGACGCGGGCGGCCGCGGAATGGATGGCTTCGTCCAGGGGTCCGCCGTAGAAATCCGGATTGGCGATGCCCACCAGGGGCAGCGCAATCTCGCGACCGCGGGGGTCGAGGAACTTCACCGTTGGTGTGACGCTCACCTGGTGGCGGGCGGCGAATTCGGCATGGGTGGTGGGACGGCCATCGAAATCGACAAGCCGCATGGCGCTGCCGGCGTCGATTTCCACCATCACCACCTTGTCGTCGTAGTCGGCGTTGCGGGTGGTGGGGATGAGAAAATCCTGCCGCACCTGGGCGCAGTAATGACAACCCGCCGAGCTGAAAAGAATGAGGATGGCGGCGCGGCGGCTCGCCGCCTCGCGCGCCACCTTGGTGAGGTCGCGCGCCATCGGCAGAACACCCCGCTCCACTGCTGCGGCCGGGCCCGCCAGCCATGCTAGAATGCCGGCCAGAAGGATCAGCCGGAACGTGTCGACGCGCGTTCCCCAGGTCTTCATCTGCTTGTCTCCGTTCATCGCCCGTTGTCCTGAGTCTCTCTTTTTTCGGTATTGTTCCGTCGCGCCCCAAGGAGACCATCATCAGCGAACTGATCATCGCCTCCCGGGAAAGCCCCCTTGCCCTCTGGCAGGCCCGCCATATCCAGGCGCAACTTGCGGCATTATACCCGGATTGCCGGATTTCCATCCTGGGCATGACCACCACCGGCGACCAGATCCTCAACGCCCCCCTGGCCAAAATCGGCGGCAAGGGTCTGTTCGTGAAGGAGCTGGAGGTGGCCATGCAGGAGGGGCGGGCGCATCTTGCGGTGCATTCCATGAAGGACGTCCCCATGGTGCTGCCGCAAGGCTTCGTGCTCGCCGCCATCGGCGCCCGCGAAGACCCCCGGGATGCCTTCGTCTCCAATGACTATGGGCACCTGCGGGAGCTGCCCCCCGGCGCGCGGGTGGGCACCTCCAGCCTGCGCCGGCAGGTGCAGCTCAAGGCCCGCTATCCCCATCTGGCGATCGAGCCGCTGCGGGGCAACGTGCAGACGCGCCTGAAGAAGCTGGACGAAGGGCGCTATGCCGCCATCATCCTCGCCGCGGCGGGCCTGAAGCGGCTGGGGCTTGCCCACCGCATCACCGCCTTCCTCGCCCCGGAGGAAAGCCTGCCGGCGGTGGGACAGGGTGCGCTGGGGATCGAGTGTCTGGCGGCGCGCCAGGATGTGGTGGAGAAAATGCTGCCCCTCAACGATCCGGCCAGCGCCGCCTGCGTGACGGCGGAGCGGGCGGTCAGCCGCCGCCTTGCCGGCAGTTGCCAGACCCCCCTGGGCGCCTACGCCACCCTCGCCGGCGACCGGCTGACCCTCACCGCCTTCGTCGCAGACCTGGAAGGGCAGCGCTTCGTCGAGGACAGACTCGAAGGCGCCGTCGAAGACGCCGAGCGGCTGGGGGTCGCCCTCGCAGAAAATCTGCTGGCCCGCGGCGCCGACCGCATCCTCGCGGAACTCGGAGTGCTGCCGTGAGCACGCCCCCCCTGGCCGGCCTGGGCATCCTGGTCACACGCCCGGCCCATCAGGCGAAAAATCTCGCCCGTCTCATCCGCGAGGCCGGGGGACGTCCCATTCTCTTTCCCGTGCTGGAAATCGTGGACGTGCCGGAGCTGGGGCCGCTGCTTTCGCTCATCGACCGTCTCGCCACTTTCGATCTGGCCATCTTCATCAGCCCCAATGCGGTGGCCAAGGCCATGAACCTCATCGCCGCGCGGGGTGGACTGCCGCCGGGCCTTGCCGTCGCGGCGGTGGGCCAGGGCAGCGCCCGGGCGCTCCGGGAGCGGGGCGTGACCTCGGTCATCGCCCCCAGCGGACGTTTCGACAGTGAGGCCCTGCTCGCTCTGCCGGAATTGGCGCAGATGCAGGGTCGCCGCGTGGTGATCTTCCGCGGCGAAGGGGGAAGGGAACACCTGGCCGAAGTCCTGCGCCAGCGGGGCGCCCAGGTGGAATACGCGGAATGCTACCGCCGCAGCCGGCCCAACGCGGACAGCACACCGCTTTTGCACCTGTGGGCACGCAACGAACTCAATGCCATCACCGTCACCAGTGCCGAAAGCCTGCACAACCTCTTCGAGATGGTGGGTCGTCTGGGCCAGCAATGGATGAAAAACACCCCCCTCTTCGCGCCGCACCCGCGCATCGTCGAGGCCGCGCGCGCCCTGGGACTCAGCCGGACATTCGTCACCCCCCCGGGCGATGAGGGTCTCGTCGCCGGGCTCATCGCCTGGCGCCGGAGCGAAGCGGATGCCCCCGCCCCTTG encodes the following:
- a CDS encoding LytTR family DNA-binding domain-containing protein, whose amino-acid sequence is MRVLLVDDEAPARARLKDLIADLAATLPVEVAGEAATGREALAAVCALKPDVVLLDIRMPDIDGIETAEHLLKLEQPPAVIFTTAYDGYALRAFEVNAIDYLLKPVREERLAAALQKARALTTHRLEALKAAAGHARTHLAITDRGRIILVPLTEVIYLKAELKYVTVRTAAKEYLLEESLTRLEQEFSGRFIRIHRNCLVARDHVAGFKRVHGGEEEGEHAGSGWVVMLTGVPETLPVSRRQQHVIREFKNG
- a CDS encoding Hsp20/alpha crystallin family protein — encoded protein: MKLASLKDVGNLWDSVTEGWRHLWESARGALTRFRPGEKTNLPKPEEVDDESFALGFGWAMLGGEVFEDDTRLVVRLELPGMDKNDINLEVEGDSLIVSGEKRFERESTEGRWHTLQCAYGSFRRVIPLPVPVKTEEARASYRNGVLRVELPKREPGRRSGRSIPVE
- the argH gene encoding argininosuccinate lyase, producing MQEEKSPTGGWSGRFSEPVDELVKRFTASVHFDRRLAPFDIQGSLAHARMLHEVGVLSAADLAAIETGMARIREEVEAGTFPWSVDLEDVHMNIERRLTDLIGEAGKRLHTARSRNDQVATDVRLYLRDAIDRLLAALRRLQGALLDLAEGHTETIMPGFTHLQVAQPVSFAHHLLAYQEMFARDAERLTDCRRRVNRLPLGAAALAGTTYPIRRERVAELLGFEGVCENSLDAVSDRDFAIEFTAAAALVMMHLSRLAEELILWMSPRFGFIRLADRFCTGSSIMPQKKNPDVPELVRGKAGRVYGHLMALLTLMKAQPLAYNKDNQEDKEPLFDTVDTLLDALTLFADMMGGITVNRDAMRKAAREGFATATDLADYLVKKGMPFRDAHEAVARAVRHAEAKGCDLADLSLAELRQFSPLIGEDVYGVLTLEGSLAARNHIGGTAPEAVRRAIARARSRLAGA
- a CDS encoding histidine kinase, which gives rise to MVASINHPPAVTLPNFANLGVILRILVLSNLMGLGAALIMAPTLDKTGQTLQEVAVHLQPVVLAAIGLLWAAHSLLERLPYRWGLVVVTALVMLLSLANEALLAHLFPSSEPAFGRALVLALMGIIPVLVYFHMRARILSPAVTEARLAALQARIRPHFLFNSINAVASLLRSDPKRAERALLDMADMFRVLMGNNRELVPLERELNLSWQYLELEQLRLGDRLKVIWHIDKMPKDALVPPLILQPLLENAVYHGVEPVAEPGEIVVNIYRHRDQVHLVVKNPCPPSGSQHAGNRMATQNIRERLALHFDAEASMKAERVGDTYLVHIIMPYTRAKAQGRVRRS
- a CDS encoding uroporphyrinogen-III synthase, whose product is MSTPPLAGLGILVTRPAHQAKNLARLIREAGGRPILFPVLEIVDVPELGPLLSLIDRLATFDLAIFISPNAVAKAMNLIAARGGLPPGLAVAAVGQGSARALRERGVTSVIAPSGRFDSEALLALPELAQMQGRRVVIFRGEGGREHLAEVLRQRGAQVEYAECYRRSRPNADSTPLLHLWARNELNAITVTSAESLHNLFEMVGRLGQQWMKNTPLFAPHPRIVEAARALGLSRTFVTPPGDEGLVAGLIAWRRSEADAPAP
- the hemC gene encoding hydroxymethylbilane synthase, coding for MLECRPEGSAGTCRRAFPRSSSACLRSSPVVLSLSFFGIVPSRPKETIISELIIASRESPLALWQARHIQAQLAALYPDCRISILGMTTTGDQILNAPLAKIGGKGLFVKELEVAMQEGRAHLAVHSMKDVPMVLPQGFVLAAIGAREDPRDAFVSNDYGHLRELPPGARVGTSSLRRQVQLKARYPHLAIEPLRGNVQTRLKKLDEGRYAAIILAAAGLKRLGLAHRITAFLAPEESLPAVGQGALGIECLAARQDVVEKMLPLNDPASAACVTAERAVSRRLAGSCQTPLGAYATLAGDRLTLTAFVADLEGQRFVEDRLEGAVEDAERLGVALAENLLARGADRILAELGVLP
- a CDS encoding thioredoxin family protein, which gives rise to MARDLTKVAREAASRRAAILILFSSAGCHYCAQVRQDFLIPTTRNADYDDKVVMVEIDAGSAMRLVDFDGRPTTHAEFAARHQVSVTPTVKFLDPRGREIALPLVGIANPDFYGGPLDEAIHSAAARVRAEGRTAAN
- a CDS encoding TusE/DsrC/DsvC family sulfur relay protein, whose protein sequence is MTHNPILDAVQGKVIVRNHYGELVELDEWSPDIARKIAAEEGLTLTDEHFQVLNFLRDYFINQNGSTEDAHQILRSTEEYFADKGGRRWLYQLFPRGPMVQGMKIAGLPVPPHATDPSFGSVS